One window from the genome of Chaetodon trifascialis isolate fChaTrf1 chromosome 20, fChaTrf1.hap1, whole genome shotgun sequence encodes:
- the zdhhc12b gene encoding palmitoyltransferase ZDHHC12-B isoform X1, whose product MPEHARTMFKNVFGSGFLVRTAHVILTWVITLILFLHDTELRKQEETGQLVQPVLFVLLVLVSVLLYFAVSLMDPGFILSDDSDLQFTLGVTEEQQDMIPPTTKSLRQRRCGHCLLQQQPMRSKHCQTCQHCVRRYDHHCPWIENCVGERNHRWFVLYLAVQLLVLLWGLHIAWTGFNYAPTWQLWLRTNGMLLAVAVLVALLSLIVLLLLGSHLYLVSLNTTTWEFMSRHRISYLKHCGADENPFDRGTFHNLWGFFCVWGTVVWEQVYFREGSDQV is encoded by the exons ATGCCTGAACATGCTAGGACCAtgttcaaaaatgtttttggctCTGGGTTTCTGGTAAGAACAGCTCATGTGATTCTGACATGGGTCATAACGTTGATACTCTTCCTACATGATACAG AGctgaggaagcaggaggagacaggCCAGCTCGTCCAGCCTGTGCTCTtcgtgctgctggtgctggtgtcGGTGCTGCTCTATTTCGCTGTTTCTCTGATGGACCCAGGCTTCATCCTGTCTGATGATAGCGACTTACAG TTCACGCTGGGAGtgactgaggagcagcaggacaTGATCCCACCCACCACCAAGTCCCTGCGACAGCGCCGCTGTGGccactgtctgctgcag CAGCAGCCAATGAGATCAAAGCACTGCCAGACGTGTCAGCACTGTGTCCGGCGTTACGACCATCACTGCCCCTGGATTGAGAACTGTGTTGGTGAGAGGAACCACCGCTGGTTTGTGCTTTACCTGGCTGtccagctgctggtgctgctgtgggGGCTGCACATTGCTTG GACGGGTTTCAATTATGCGCCCACCTGGCAGCTGTGGCTGCGTACGAACGgcatgctgctggctgtggctgtgCTGGTGGCTCTGCTCTCACTGATCGTGCTCCTCCTGCTTGGCTCCCACCTCTACCTGGTTTCTCTCAACACCACCACCTGGGAGTTCATGTCACGCCACCGCATCTCCTACCTAAAGCACTGTGGCGCAGATGAAAACCCCTTTGACCGCGGCACCTTCCACAACCTTTGGGGCTTCTTCTGTGTGTGGGGCACAGTGGTGTGGGAACAGGTGTACTTCAGGGAGGGCAGCGACCAGGTCTAG
- the uap1l1 gene encoding UDP-N-acetylhexosamine pyrophosphorylase-like protein 1: protein MCPVPAPQFDLLPTHTMLSLEQVERSLERAGQSHVLQFWPELCEEDRDKFLQELSHLDLEGLKDHCEGTARAAASPPASLDQHIEPVPPESIGSVRKSDQSALSQWENEGLLQISKNRVGVLLLAGGQGTRLGVQYPKGMYNVGLPSGKTLYQIQAERIRKIQKLSDTKHGSKCTVPWYIMTSEFTLAPTEKFFKENNYFGLEPSNIVMFEQRMIPAVTFDGKVILQGKGKIAMAPDGNGGLYQALVDNNVLEDMKKRGLEYLHVYCVDNIMVKMADPVFIGFCVSKGADCGAKVVEKAYPTEPVGVVCRVQGVSQVVEYSEIQPETAELRGPGGELVFSAGNICNHFFTRPFLQDVAEKFEGQLKQHVATKKVPYVDTCGNLVKPTKPNGIKMEKFVFDVFPFSRNFVVFEVVREDEFSPLKNADGAATDSPTTARSSLLAQHCRWATAARATLLDEHGNILPPTASVSAGDSPPAQCEISPLVSYFGEGLEELLKGKTLPTPFILDEKMAKELQAQ from the exons atgtgtccGGTCCCTGCTCCACAGTTTGATCTGTTACCGACACACACAATGCTGTCCTTGGAGCAAGTGGAGCGCAGCTTAGAGAGAGCGGGACAGTCTCACGTCCTGCAGTTCTGGCCGGAGCTGTGTGAGGAGGACAGGGACAAGTTCCTCCAGGAGCTGTCCCACCTGGATCTGGAGGGACTAAAGGATCACTGTGAGGGGACCGCGAGGGCTGCAGCCTCTCCGCCAGCCAGCCTGGATCAGCACATAGAGCCAGTCCCTCCAGAGTCCATCGGCAGCGTGAGGAAAAGTGACCAAAGCGCTCTTTCACAGTGGGAGAATGAAG GGCTGTTGCAGATCTCAAAGAACCGAGTTGGAGTTCTGCTCTTGGCCGGTGGTCAGGGGACCCGTCTTGGCGTTCAGTATCCCAAAGGAATGTATAATGTTGGGCTACCCAGCGGCAAAACCTTGTATCAAATCCAGGCAGAGCGTATTCGCAAAATCCAGAAGCTGTCAGACACAAAGCATGGCTCAAAATGCACCGTTCCATG GTACATAATGACCAGTGAGTTCACTTTGGCTCCCACTGAGAAGTTCTTCAAGGAAAACAACTACTTTGGTTTGGAGCCATCAAACATCGTTATGTTTGAGCAAAGGATGATCCCAGCAGTGACCTTTGATGGAAAGGTCATCCTGCAGGGTAAAGGGAAGATTGCCATGGCCCCAG ATGGTAACGGTGGTCTGTATCAGGCGTTGGTGGACAACAATGTGCTggaggacatgaagaagagaggatTGGAGTACCTGCATGTGTACTGTGTGGACAACATCATGGTTAAGATGGCCGACCCTGTGTTTATTGGGTTCTGTGTGAGCAAAGGGGCTGACTGTGGAGCCAAG GTGGTGGAGAAGGCCTACCCCACGGAGCCAGTGGGTGTGGTTTGCAGGGTGCAGGGCGTCTCCCAGGTGGTGGAGTACAGCGAGATCCAACCAGAGACAGCTGAGCTCCGAGGACCTGGAGGAGAGTTGGTGTTCAGTGCTGGAAATATCTGCAATCATTTCTTTACCAGGCCTTTTCTGCAGGATGTAGCAGA GAAATTCGAAGGCCAACTGAAACAACATGTTGCAACCAAGAAAGTGCCCTATGTGGACACATGTGGCAATCTTGTCAAACCCACCAAACCCAACGGCATAAAGATGgaaaaatttgtttttgatgtatttCCATTCTCAAG gaactttgttgtgtttgaggTTGTGCGGGAGGACGAGTTTTCCCCCCTGAAAAATGCAGATGGAGCAGCCACAGACAGTCCCACCACAGCCAGAAGCTCTTTGCTGGCTCAACACTGCCGCTGGGCCACAGCTGCAAGAGCCACACTGTTGGATGAACATGGGAATATCCTTCCTCCTACAGCCAG TGTATCAGCAGGGGACAGTCCTCCAGCACAATGTGAGATTTCACCACTGGTCTCCTACTTTGGAGAG GGGCTGGAGGAACTGCTGAAAGGGAAGACACTGCCAACTCCTTTCATTCTGGATGAAAAAATGGCCAAAGAGCTGCAGGCTCAGTGa
- the zdhhc12b gene encoding palmitoyltransferase ZDHHC12-B isoform X2, producing MPEHARTMFKNVFGSGFLVRTAHVILTWVITLILFLHDTELRKQEETGQLVQPVLFVLLVLVSVLLYFAVSLMDPGFILSDDSDLQFTLGVTEEQQDMIPPTTKSLRQRRCGHCLLQQPMRSKHCQTCQHCVRRYDHHCPWIENCVGERNHRWFVLYLAVQLLVLLWGLHIAWTGFNYAPTWQLWLRTNGMLLAVAVLVALLSLIVLLLLGSHLYLVSLNTTTWEFMSRHRISYLKHCGADENPFDRGTFHNLWGFFCVWGTVVWEQVYFREGSDQV from the exons ATGCCTGAACATGCTAGGACCAtgttcaaaaatgtttttggctCTGGGTTTCTGGTAAGAACAGCTCATGTGATTCTGACATGGGTCATAACGTTGATACTCTTCCTACATGATACAG AGctgaggaagcaggaggagacaggCCAGCTCGTCCAGCCTGTGCTCTtcgtgctgctggtgctggtgtcGGTGCTGCTCTATTTCGCTGTTTCTCTGATGGACCCAGGCTTCATCCTGTCTGATGATAGCGACTTACAG TTCACGCTGGGAGtgactgaggagcagcaggacaTGATCCCACCCACCACCAAGTCCCTGCGACAGCGCCGCTGTGGccactgtctgctgcag CAGCCAATGAGATCAAAGCACTGCCAGACGTGTCAGCACTGTGTCCGGCGTTACGACCATCACTGCCCCTGGATTGAGAACTGTGTTGGTGAGAGGAACCACCGCTGGTTTGTGCTTTACCTGGCTGtccagctgctggtgctgctgtgggGGCTGCACATTGCTTG GACGGGTTTCAATTATGCGCCCACCTGGCAGCTGTGGCTGCGTACGAACGgcatgctgctggctgtggctgtgCTGGTGGCTCTGCTCTCACTGATCGTGCTCCTCCTGCTTGGCTCCCACCTCTACCTGGTTTCTCTCAACACCACCACCTGGGAGTTCATGTCACGCCACCGCATCTCCTACCTAAAGCACTGTGGCGCAGATGAAAACCCCTTTGACCGCGGCACCTTCCACAACCTTTGGGGCTTCTTCTGTGTGTGGGGCACAGTGGTGTGGGAACAGGTGTACTTCAGGGAGGGCAGCGACCAGGTCTAG